In Candidatus Woesebacteria bacterium, one DNA window encodes the following:
- a CDS encoding Cell division protein FtsH: MENSEKNKPVIKKRVEFKIKINIWRIALFFLFLTFFLPFLVTVFDLRRTETNVDISQALSDIKQGKVKDVLVQNERLILNYEDGSTKTSIKEPTESFSDLLSKEKIEPSKVNYKVVDQSLSKSVMEVLAAVLPVVLFAAVFLFIIRAQNRAAGDIFSFGRSRAKVFAKGKQSVTFDDVAGVDDAKKELEEVVDFLKNPGKYRRMGARTPKGVLLFGPSGVGKTLLARAVAGEAGVPFFSMAGSEFMEMLVGVGASRVRDLFSQAKAAAPSIIFIDEIDAIGRQRGRGFIGGHDEREQTLNQILVEMDGFTPNDNVVVIAATNRGDLLDPALLRPGRFDRRVVLDMPDKEGREAILKIHARGKKFAKKIDWGKIADRTVGFSGADLENMLNEAAILAARDNKKGIDLDDIEEAATKVKLGPAKRKLQSEEDKKITAYHEAGHAIVTHFLPKMDPVERISIVARGMSLGHTLIPPASDRTHETKSRILNQITAMLGGRAAEEVVFNEMTSGAANDIDKATALARAMVVEFGMSDLGPLNLGPQYDVDEFGKTQWYEPSNISPAMQEKVDLEIKKIIDSSYRQAVAIVKKERKKLDAVVTALLKKETLTRDEFEKIVNGR; this comes from the coding sequence ATGGAAAATTCTGAAAAAAATAAGCCTGTTATAAAAAAGAGAGTTGAATTTAAGATAAAAATCAATATCTGGAGGATTGCTTTGTTTTTCCTCTTTTTGACCTTTTTCCTGCCTTTTTTAGTTACTGTGTTTGACCTTCGCAGGACGGAGACCAATGTAGATATCTCTCAGGCCTTAAGTGATATCAAACAGGGTAAGGTAAAAGATGTCTTGGTCCAAAATGAAAGGTTAATCTTAAATTATGAGGATGGCTCTACGAAAACCTCAATCAAAGAGCCAACCGAAAGCTTTTCCGATCTTCTTTCAAAAGAAAAGATAGAGCCATCAAAGGTGAATTACAAAGTGGTTGATCAGTCTTTGTCAAAAAGCGTGATGGAAGTTTTGGCTGCTGTTTTACCAGTTGTCCTTTTTGCCGCTGTTTTTCTTTTTATCATCAGAGCTCAAAATAGAGCAGCTGGTGATATTTTTTCTTTTGGTAGATCAAGAGCTAAGGTTTTTGCTAAAGGCAAGCAAAGTGTTACTTTTGACGATGTTGCAGGGGTTGATGATGCCAAAAAAGAGCTTGAGGAGGTTGTTGATTTCTTGAAAAATCCAGGCAAATATCGCCGCATGGGCGCAAGAACGCCAAAAGGGGTGCTCTTGTTTGGTCCTTCAGGGGTGGGTAAGACTCTTTTGGCTCGTGCTGTTGCAGGTGAGGCTGGGGTGCCATTTTTCTCTATGGCCGGTTCCGAATTTATGGAGATGCTAGTTGGGGTTGGTGCCTCGCGAGTTCGTGATCTTTTTTCTCAAGCAAAAGCCGCTGCTCCTTCAATAATTTTCATTGACGAAATTGATGCCATTGGAAGGCAAAGAGGCAGAGGTTTTATCGGGGGGCATGATGAGCGTGAACAGACTTTAAATCAGATTTTGGTGGAAATGGATGGCTTTACTCCCAATGACAATGTGGTTGTTATTGCTGCAACCAACAGGGGTGATCTTCTTGATCCAGCACTTTTAAGACCAGGTCGTTTTGACAGGCGTGTTGTTCTTGATATGCCTGATAAGGAAGGAAGGGAAGCAATTCTTAAAATCCATGCCCGCGGCAAAAAGTTTGCCAAAAAAATTGATTGGGGCAAGATTGCCGATAGAACAGTGGGTTTCTCAGGAGCTGATCTTGAGAACATGCTTAACGAGGCTGCAATTTTAGCGGCAAGAGATAATAAGAAAGGAATTGATCTTGACGATATTGAAGAGGCAGCAACCAAGGTTAAACTAGGTCCTGCCAAGAGGAAGCTTCAAAGCGAGGAGGATAAAAAGATAACCGCGTATCATGAAGCAGGACATGCGATAGTTACACACTTTCTTCCCAAGATGGATCCTGTTGAGAGAATTTCAATTGTTGCCCGCGGTATGAGCCTTGGGCATACTTTAATTCCGCCTGCTTCAGATAGAACGCATGAGACAAAGTCAAGAATCTTAAACCAGATAACAGCAATGCTTGGAGGAAGGGCAGCCGAGGAGGTTGTTTTTAATGAAATGACATCAGGCGCAGCAAATGATATTGATAAGGCGACAGCTTTGGCTCGGGCGATGGTTGTTGAATTTGGGATGAGCGATCTTGGTCCTTTAAATCTTGGCCCACAATATGATGTTGATGAATTTGGCAAGACCCAGTGGTATGAGCCCTCAAACATCTCACCGGCTATGCAGGAAAAAGTTGACCTTGAGATAAAGAAAATTATTGACTCTTCTTATCGTCAAGCTGTTGCAATAGTTAAGAAAGAAAGGAAAAAGCTTGATGCTGTAGTCACAGCGCTTCTTAAGAAAGAAACGTTGACTCGCGACGAATTTGAAAAAATAGTTAATGGCAGGTGA
- a CDS encoding DNA polymerase I, with translation MAGDKDKKLVLIDGHAILHRAYHALPPLTSRVGQVNAVYGFTSMLLKIISELKPSYIAVCLDRKEKTFRKEMFEAYQAQRPEVDKELISQVELTKEVISAFGIKIFSVAGFEADDVIGTLAKKAEGNSEIEEVIIVTGDRDILQLVGGKIRVYLLVKGISEASLFGKDEVEAKMGVLPHLIVDYKALVGDASDNYSGVSGIGPKTAVKLICEFGGFEEIYKNLDKLPPKTREILIKGKESGELSFRLAKIRTDVPLEVSFDDLKKWQVDSQKVFDIFEEFGFKSLAKRVKELGKTMVTENQMQLF, from the coding sequence ATGGCAGGTGATAAAGACAAAAAACTTGTTTTGATAGATGGCCATGCTATCTTGCATCGTGCTTATCATGCGCTTCCTCCTTTAACCTCAAGAGTGGGCCAGGTTAATGCTGTTTATGGTTTTACCTCAATGCTCTTGAAAATTATCAGCGAATTAAAGCCAAGTTATATTGCAGTTTGCCTTGATAGGAAAGAAAAAACTTTTAGAAAAGAAATGTTTGAGGCTTATCAGGCACAGAGGCCTGAAGTTGATAAGGAATTGATCAGCCAAGTTGAGCTTACTAAAGAAGTAATTTCTGCTTTTGGCATAAAAATTTTCTCAGTAGCCGGATTTGAGGCTGACGATGTGATCGGGACTTTGGCCAAAAAGGCTGAAGGGAATAGTGAAATAGAAGAAGTGATTATTGTCACGGGTGATAGAGATATTTTGCAGCTTGTTGGAGGAAAGATAAGGGTTTATCTTTTGGTGAAAGGAATTAGTGAAGCGTCTCTTTTTGGTAAGGATGAGGTTGAGGCAAAGATGGGTGTTTTGCCTCATTTGATTGTTGACTATAAAGCTTTAGTGGGTGATGCTTCGGATAATTACAGTGGTGTTTCGGGTATTGGTCCTAAGACTGCTGTTAAATTGATTTGTGAGTTTGGCGGTTTTGAGGAAATCTATAAAAATCTTGACAAACTTCCACCAAAAACAAGAGAAATTTTAATTAAAGGTAAAGAAAGTGGAGAGCTTTCCTTCCGCTTGGCTAAAATTAGGACTGATGTTCCGCTTGAAGTTAGTTTTGATGATCTTAAAAAATGGCAGGTTGACTCTCAGAAAGTTTTTGATATTTTTGAAGAATTTGGCTTTAAGAGTTTGGCAAAAAGGGTAAAAGAGTTGGGTAAGACCATGGTGACTGAAAATCAAATGCAGCTATTTTAG
- a CDS encoding Glycosyl transferase group 1: MIHNSFKIALVHDYIKEFGGAERVLKVLTEIFPDAPIFTAFCVKNSTAEKEFRGKEIKESFLAPILKLGKLYSPLRFLIPTIWGSFDLSSYDLVITSCSWYVTRGFKTGKRTKVIAYCHTPPRWLYGYETSVGFTKYWPVKIYASIVGHFIRLYDFKTAQEVDFWIANSKNVASRIEKFYRKKSVVVYPPVEVEKIIDYTSSFKKKENYYLIASRLVGAKGIEEAISIFQKLGKKLKIVGEAHGFSDVESKVKGGKSKNIEFLGRVSDEELWELYARSKAFVALARDEDFGMTVVEAQAAGTPVIAFNGGGFKESVIDNVTGVLIDEVNEASVREAIKKIERKNWNKAILQKNARRFSKERFVKKIKKIVGKLGQS, translated from the coding sequence ATGATTCATAATTCATTTAAAATTGCTTTAGTTCATGACTATATTAAAGAGTTTGGTGGGGCAGAGAGGGTTTTAAAGGTTTTGACTGAGATTTTTCCTGACGCGCCAATCTTTACTGCTTTTTGTGTTAAAAATTCAACGGCAGAAAAAGAGTTTCGAGGTAAGGAAATCAAGGAAAGCTTTCTTGCGCCTATTTTAAAGCTAGGCAAGCTTTATTCTCCTTTGCGTTTTTTGATTCCTACAATTTGGGGCAGTTTTGATCTGTCTTCTTATGATTTGGTGATTACTTCCTGCAGTTGGTATGTCACGCGTGGGTTTAAAACTGGAAAAAGGACAAAAGTTATAGCTTATTGTCATACTCCTCCGCGCTGGCTTTATGGGTATGAGACATCAGTCGGTTTTACCAAATACTGGCCGGTCAAAATTTATGCTTCAATTGTAGGGCATTTTATCAGGCTTTATGATTTTAAAACTGCCCAAGAAGTTGATTTTTGGATTGCCAATTCTAAAAATGTAGCCTCAAGAATTGAAAAGTTTTATAGAAAAAAATCGGTTGTAGTTTACCCTCCTGTTGAAGTTGAAAAAATTATAGATTACACATCTTCTTTCAAAAAAAAGGAAAATTATTATTTAATTGCTTCCCGCCTCGTGGGGGCAAAGGGGATAGAGGAGGCAATATCTATTTTTCAAAAGCTTGGCAAAAAACTTAAGATAGTGGGTGAGGCTCATGGTTTTTCTGATGTTGAATCAAAAGTAAAAGGCGGTAAGTCTAAAAACATAGAATTTTTAGGTAGAGTTTCAGATGAGGAGCTGTGGGAGCTATATGCAAGATCGAAGGCTTTTGTTGCTTTAGCGCGTGATGAAGATTTTGGAATGACAGTGGTTGAAGCGCAGGCCGCAGGAACGCCAGTTATTGCTTTTAACGGCGGCGGATTTAAAGAGTCAGTTATTGATAATGTGACAGGGGTTTTGATTGATGAAGTGAACGAGGCTTCAGTAAGAGAAGCAATTAAGAAGATCGAAAGAAAAAATTGGAATAAGGCGATTCTTCAAAAAAATGCGAGAAGATTTTCAAAGGAGAGATTTGTTAAAAAGATCAAGAAAATAGTTGGGAAGCTAGGCCAAAGCTAA
- a CDS encoding 23S rRNA-intervening sequence protein has protein sequence MGKIHLFSDLNAWKEAYELVILVYKLTDKFPAKENYALTGQMRRSAVSISSNIAEGFSRRGKREKILFYSTSLGSLTELQSQVLIAKGVGYLSGEDVTAINERLTVVHKLINGLIKGVTKLHNT, from the coding sequence ATGGGGAAGATACACCTTTTTTCTGATCTTAATGCCTGGAAAGAAGCTTATGAGCTTGTAATTTTAGTTTATAAACTTACTGATAAATTTCCTGCTAAGGAAAATTATGCTCTGACTGGCCAGATGAGAAGATCTGCGGTGTCTATATCTAGCAATATTGCTGAAGGGTTTAGTAGAAGAGGCAAAAGAGAGAAGATTTTGTTTTATTCAACTTCTTTAGGTTCGCTTACCGAGCTTCAAAGTCAGGTATTGATAGCCAAGGGAGTTGGTTATCTGAGCGGGGAGGATGTAACTGCCATTAATGAGAGATTAACTGTTGTTCATAAGCTGATAAACGGTTTAATTAAAGGTGTTACAAAATTGCATAATACATAA
- a CDS encoding Type III restriction-modification system methylation subunit: MAKKMSDNNNQVAVDKTELVWPGKRREVERVELPFQTIETINLPRGRRQESIFEAIQKQQSLISQPEQQILRSEEGEWKNRLIWGDNLLVMGSLIKEFAGKINLIYIDPPFATGDDFSFTVNIGDQAEITKEPSALEVKAYRDTWGKGMQSYLQMMYDRLVLMKELLADNGSIYVHLDWHVGHYVKILMDEIFGRDNFRNEIVWRYGKMAASSKKFLSNHDVILFYTKSYNFTFNQQFIALDKPIKRLARTVRDGKLVNVKDEKGNLVYVEKSDRIVDDVWDDISTVMHASPQFLNFPTQKPQLLLERIIKTSSNEGDLVADFFCGSGTTGVVAEKLGRRWIMCDLGRFAIHTTRKRLLDMGAKPFVVQNLGKYERHRWVQLNGRYKDYIKFILELYHAEPVEGFTNLHGKKGSSFVRVGSVDAPVTLSEIREALEECKENNIRKLDVLGWEWEMGLHDLVKEEAEKYGVKLVTLQIPREVMDISPAEAKKHDIQFFELAYLEVEPKVEGRHVTITLKDFIIPNPELLPEEIKGKVKSWSDFIDYWAVDWMFNQHEEVTEEDDTFHNMNQHYRTRKEPKLELSMGYEYKNAGKYNVLVKVIDIFGNDTTKLIQIKV, from the coding sequence TTGGCAAAAAAAATGAGCGACAACAATAACCAAGTTGCTGTAGATAAAACAGAGCTTGTCTGGCCCGGGAAGCGTAGGGAAGTTGAGCGAGTGGAGCTTCCGTTTCAGACGATTGAAACTATTAATCTTCCGCGTGGTAGGCGACAAGAATCTATCTTTGAAGCAATCCAAAAACAGCAATCTTTGATTTCTCAACCAGAACAACAAATTCTTAGATCAGAGGAAGGAGAATGGAAAAATCGACTTATTTGGGGTGACAATCTCTTGGTAATGGGTTCGCTTATTAAAGAATTTGCCGGGAAAATTAATCTCATCTACATTGACCCGCCATTTGCGACCGGCGATGATTTTTCCTTTACCGTAAACATCGGCGACCAAGCGGAAATTACCAAAGAGCCGTCCGCGCTGGAAGTAAAAGCATATCGCGACACGTGGGGCAAAGGCATGCAATCATACCTTCAAATGATGTATGACCGCCTTGTTTTAATGAAAGAGCTTTTGGCAGATAATGGTTCAATTTATGTGCATCTGGATTGGCATGTGGGGCATTATGTAAAAATTTTGATGGATGAAATTTTTGGGAGAGATAATTTTAGGAATGAGATTGTTTGGCGTTATGGAAAAATGGCAGCTTCATCTAAAAAGTTTTTGTCGAATCATGATGTAATACTTTTCTATACAAAGAGCTATAATTTCACTTTCAATCAGCAATTTATAGCGTTGGATAAGCCAATTAAAAGATTGGCTAGGACGGTGCGTGATGGGAAACTCGTAAATGTTAAAGATGAAAAAGGTAATTTAGTATATGTCGAAAAGAGTGACAGAATAGTTGACGATGTCTGGGATGATATTTCTACGGTTATGCATGCCAGCCCTCAATTTCTTAATTTTCCAACACAAAAACCACAGCTACTACTAGAGCGAATAATCAAAACTTCAAGTAATGAAGGCGATTTAGTAGCTGATTTTTTCTGCGGCTCCGGTACTACTGGAGTTGTAGCAGAAAAACTTGGCAGGCGGTGGATTATGTGCGATTTGGGGCGATTTGCCATCCACACTACTCGCAAGCGGCTTTTGGATATGGGAGCAAAGCCGTTTGTGGTGCAAAATCTTGGCAAATACGAGCGCCACCGCTGGGTGCAACTTAATGGCAGATACAAAGATTACATCAAGTTTATTTTGGAGCTTTATCATGCTGAACCAGTAGAAGGATTTACAAATTTACATGGCAAAAAAGGAAGTAGTTTTGTTCGCGTGGGAAGTGTTGATGCGCCGGTAACCCTTTCTGAAATCCGTGAAGCCTTGGAAGAATGTAAAGAAAATAACATCAGAAAATTAGATGTGCTTGGTTGGGAATGGGAAATGGGTTTACATGATTTGGTAAAAGAGGAAGCAGAAAAATATGGGGTAAAACTTGTGACCCTGCAAATACCGCGAGAGGTTATGGATATTTCTCCGGCGGAAGCAAAAAAACACGACATTCAATTTTTTGAACTTGCTTATTTAGAAGTTGAGCCAAAAGTTGAAGGTAGGCACGTAACAATTACACTCAAAGATTTTATCATCCCTAATCCTGAATTATTGCCAGAAGAAATAAAAGGCAAGGTAAAAAGTTGGAGCGATTTTATTGATTATTGGGCAGTGGACTGGATGTTTAATCAGCATGAGGAAGTGACCGAAGAAGATGATACTTTCCATAATATGAACCAGCACTACCGCACCCGCAAAGAGCCGAAACTGGAACTTTCAATGGGTTACGAATACAAGAATGCCGGAAAATACAATGTGTTAGTAAAAGTAATAGATATATTTGGAAATGACACCACCAAGCTTATACAAATTAAAGTTTAG
- a CDS encoding ATPase involved in DNA repair, with product MSDTTTKPYRGSEWKKWDLQIHTYLDPNWKWPSGYPNGNDRQQERIAKFENDFIRHCIENRIEGVAITDHNAGDAIDGLLVKNRELGNKVTILPGVEVASDGGTHLLIIFDPSSFIRKNRWNTWRETVDHFLTAIFTDNPRFEEQNGRNTPLNPASSIDQIIKKAKEYSAIVIFPHVFSQGTGLFSCDSRTRKRVLKTCNILDIACVQRDIQKKTDEANRKLTGQGFDSNDFAFINTSDSRRIEDVGSKFTWIKADATFEGLRQIIHEPKTRVSIQENPPLYLHPQIISAKLLNASSYQSKKSDFPPITLTKEIFFSPNLTTIIGPRAAGKTVLVELIGYVANRFSTDKRDKKLPLVEFLSKEFSDIEIEVTFQSGAEEVTTLKRPVKEWNDPFYTSPFKIEYWAQGEIERIANSSNQISDYIEQNWLNSDFLTKTKREIETLQKEMKSLRGNYSNKLQIEIEKKKLEAERKQIEAYFNKLKAEEYKQITGKIKENRVKRQMIEGLVQDIKNQAALLKNLAVQVRFFSTVDKDKVLELFSARDPLRKKIEGFYQLKETQLDAIVTDLETTAKAIEDSDVKKSLDKENTELIKQFTDYCKTNGIMISKGEVEKRNDRIKFIDQQVSKLESQLQKFEGDQKRHGQLAAELSTKLKLWEKENNKLINGFNRQFGNTQISAFWNNPASEIAGWIKAQFLDSNSNLKGLIEKNFKTKSPVREDYLADIIDELVDKYGDKAREEIASILKQNKAPKLQDSSGKTETIRWFFEDENTKPIREDIIMRLNEYAETGNNYIKYGNKVLGKDSMSFGERCGTLVELILLSGDHPLIIDQPEDHLDAKFVAERVVTLIREQKPNRQIIICTHNANIVVLGDSELVTALAVSSRDKVSIEQGSLENIQMKKTIFDVLEGGESAFKKREQKYGEAIS from the coding sequence ATGTCAGACACGACAACAAAACCATATAGAGGTTCGGAGTGGAAGAAGTGGGATTTACAAATCCACACTTATCTCGATCCTAACTGGAAGTGGCCTTCTGGATACCCAAATGGGAACGATCGACAGCAAGAGCGTATTGCCAAGTTTGAGAACGACTTTATACGGCATTGCATTGAAAATCGAATTGAAGGCGTAGCCATAACCGACCACAATGCTGGCGACGCTATAGATGGCTTATTGGTAAAAAATAGAGAACTTGGAAACAAAGTCACTATCTTGCCCGGGGTAGAAGTTGCAAGCGACGGAGGTACACACCTACTTATAATTTTTGACCCTTCATCTTTTATTAGAAAAAATCGTTGGAATACATGGCGAGAAACAGTAGACCATTTCTTAACCGCAATTTTTACAGACAACCCCCGATTTGAGGAACAGAACGGAAGAAATACTCCACTCAATCCTGCTTCATCTATTGACCAAATTATCAAGAAAGCAAAAGAGTATTCTGCGATTGTGATTTTTCCTCATGTTTTTTCGCAAGGAACAGGTTTGTTTAGTTGTGACTCACGAACTCGCAAAAGGGTTTTGAAAACCTGCAATATTCTGGATATCGCTTGTGTGCAAAGAGACATACAAAAGAAAACAGATGAAGCGAACCGAAAACTTACCGGACAAGGTTTCGATTCTAATGATTTTGCTTTTATAAACACTTCTGACTCCCGCAGAATTGAGGATGTCGGTTCAAAGTTCACTTGGATAAAAGCAGATGCTACTTTTGAGGGACTGCGACAAATTATCCACGAACCAAAGACACGTGTCAGTATACAAGAAAATCCTCCTTTGTATTTACACCCGCAAATTATTTCTGCAAAGTTACTCAATGCAAGTAGTTATCAATCCAAGAAAAGCGATTTTCCACCGATTACGCTAACCAAGGAAATATTTTTTAGTCCAAACTTAACTACAATTATTGGCCCGAGAGCGGCTGGAAAAACTGTTTTAGTTGAGCTTATCGGTTATGTAGCGAATAGGTTTTCAACGGATAAAAGAGACAAGAAACTCCCATTGGTGGAATTTTTAAGTAAAGAGTTTTCTGACATTGAAATAGAGGTAACTTTTCAGAGTGGCGCCGAAGAAGTTACCACACTGAAACGTCCGGTGAAGGAATGGAACGACCCTTTTTACACTTCGCCTTTCAAAATTGAGTATTGGGCGCAGGGCGAAATCGAGAGAATAGCAAATAGTTCTAATCAAATATCTGATTATATTGAGCAAAATTGGCTTAATTCTGATTTCCTCACCAAAACAAAAAGGGAAATAGAAACTTTGCAGAAAGAGATGAAATCTTTGAGAGGTAACTACTCTAACAAACTACAAATAGAGATTGAGAAGAAAAAACTTGAAGCCGAGCGTAAACAAATTGAGGCGTACTTCAACAAATTGAAGGCAGAAGAATACAAGCAGATTACTGGAAAGATAAAGGAGAACAGGGTAAAGCGTCAGATGATTGAGGGCTTAGTTCAGGACATTAAGAACCAAGCTGCCCTTCTTAAAAATCTTGCGGTACAGGTTAGGTTTTTCAGCACGGTTGATAAAGACAAGGTTTTGGAGCTTTTTAGTGCACGGGATCCGTTGAGAAAAAAGATTGAAGGATTTTATCAACTTAAGGAAACACAACTGGATGCCATCGTTACTGATTTGGAAACGACAGCGAAAGCAATTGAGGACTCGGATGTTAAAAAATCACTTGATAAAGAAAACACGGAACTTATCAAGCAGTTTACTGATTACTGTAAAACTAACGGCATTATGATTAGTAAGGGAGAGGTAGAAAAGCGAAATGATAGGATTAAATTCATTGACCAGCAAGTATCCAAACTAGAAAGCCAACTCCAAAAATTTGAAGGTGATCAAAAACGACACGGGCAACTTGCTGCTGAATTGAGCACAAAACTAAAACTCTGGGAAAAAGAAAATAATAAACTCATCAATGGATTCAACAGACAATTTGGGAACACGCAAATTTCCGCCTTTTGGAATAATCCAGCGAGTGAGATTGCTGGCTGGATAAAAGCGCAATTTCTAGATTCAAACTCGAATCTGAAAGGATTAATTGAAAAAAACTTTAAGACAAAATCACCGGTGCGAGAAGATTATCTTGCGGATATCATAGATGAATTGGTTGATAAGTATGGTGATAAAGCGCGAGAAGAAATTGCTTCTATTCTTAAACAAAACAAAGCGCCAAAACTACAAGATAGTAGTGGAAAAACGGAAACTATACGCTGGTTTTTTGAAGATGAGAATACAAAGCCTATTCGGGAAGATATTATTATGAGGCTAAATGAGTATGCTGAAACGGGCAACAATTATATCAAATACGGAAATAAGGTGCTCGGCAAGGACAGTATGTCTTTTGGTGAACGGTGTGGGACACTTGTTGAACTTATACTGCTGTCCGGCGACCATCCATTAATTATTGACCAGCCAGAAGATCACTTGGACGCAAAATTCGTGGCGGAAAGAGTCGTTACTTTAATTCGGGAACAGAAGCCTAATAGACAAATTATTATCTGTACGCACAATGCAAATATAGTCGTATTGGGTGATTCGGAATTAGTAACTGCGTTAGCGGTAAGTAGTCGAGACAAAGTAAGTATCGAACAAGGTTCTCTGGAAAATATCCAGATGAAAAAAACAATTTTTGATGTTTTGGAAGGTGGCGAAAGTGCCTTTAAGAAACGTGAGCAAAAATATGGCGAAGCAATCAGCTAA
- a CDS encoding Protein secretion chaperonin CsaA yields the protein MFISFDQFSQVDIRIGTVVKAEVPEWSHWVMRLEVDFGEEIGKKTCFSGIMKFFKPEELVGRQFPFVINLEPKRIGPDKELSECMMIMAVPSEDEDTAPVLFSLSEKVENGTRVR from the coding sequence ATGTTTATTTCTTTTGACCAATTTTCTCAGGTTGATATAAGAATTGGAACGGTGGTTAAGGCCGAGGTGCCTGAGTGGAGCCATTGGGTTATGAGACTTGAGGTTGATTTTGGAGAAGAAATTGGCAAAAAGACTTGTTTTTCAGGCATTATGAAGTTTTTTAAACCGGAAGAGCTTGTTGGTAGACAATTTCCTTTTGTTATTAACCTTGAACCTAAAAGAATAGGACCTGATAAAGAGTTGAGTGAATGTATGATGATAATGGCGGTTCCTTCAGAAGATGAAGACACTGCTCCTGTTCTTTTTTCTCTTTCAGAAAAAGTTGAAAACGGAACGAGAGTAAGGTGA